One Triticum dicoccoides isolate Atlit2015 ecotype Zavitan chromosome 5B, WEW_v2.0, whole genome shotgun sequence genomic window carries:
- the LOC119305888 gene encoding aspartic proteinase nepenthesin-1-like, which translates to MGNLVLLLVVLAAALSPVARCTTDRDVGFQLKLTHVDGRAAPAYTKLQLLTRAVVRSRARVAALSAVAAAVDPITAARILVRASQGEYLVDLAVGTPPVEYTAIVDTGSDLVWTQCAPCMLCSDQPTPFFQPNRSATYRLVPCGSPRCAALSYPACFHGVCVYQYYYGDYASSAGVLAQEAFTFGAANSTKVRVPGVAFGCGNVNAGYLANSSGMVGLGRGPLSLVRQLGPSRFSYCLTSFLTPAPSRLSFGAMASLDSTNTSDGAPVQSTPFVLNPALPSMYFLSLQGISLGDTRLRVDPLAFAINDDGTGGCMIDSGTSITYLYQDAYEALRREVLSVVPLRSVNDTAIGLDTCFPWPPPPSVTVTMPDLVLHFNRANMTVPPENYMLIDSATGFLCLAMVPSGDGTIIGNYQQQNLHVLYDIANSLLSFVPAPCNIA; encoded by the coding sequence ATGGGCAACCTCGTGCTCTTGCTCGTCGTACTCGCGGCCGCCCTATCACCGGTCGCCCGCTGCACCACCGATCGCGACGTCGGTTTCCAGCTCAAGCTCACCCACGTCGACGGGCGCGCTGCGCCTGCGTACACCAAGCTGCAGCTCCTCACCCGCGCCGTCGTCCGGAGCAGGGCCCGCGTGGCCGCGCTGAGCGCCGTCGCAGCGGCGGTGGACCCGATCACGGCCGCGCGGATCCTGGTGAGGGCCAGCCAGGGCGAGTACCTGGTGGACCTGGCGGTGGGCACGCCGCCGGTGGAGTACACGGCCATCGTGGACACCGGCAGTGACCTCGTCTGGACGCAGTGCGCGCCGTGCATGCTCTGCTCAGACCAGCCCACGCCCTTCTTCCAGCCCAACCGGTCCGCCACGTATCGCCTCGTGCCGTGCGGCTCGCCGCGCTGCGCCGCGCTCTCCTACCCGGCGTGCTTCCACGGGGTCTGCGTCTACCAGTACTACTACGGCGACTATGCCTCCAGCGCCGGCGTCCTGGCCCAGGAGGCATTCACGTTCGGCGCCGCCAACTCGACCAAGGTCAGGGTGCCCGGCGTCGCCTTCGGGTGCGGCAACGTCAACGCGGGCTACCTCGCCAACAGCTCCGGCATGGTCGGCCTCGGCCGTGGCCCGCTGTCGCTGGTCAGACAGCTCGGCCCTTCCAGGTTCTCCTACTGCCTCACCTCCTTCCTCACGCCGGCGCCCAGCCGGCTCTCCTTCGGCGCCATGGCCTCCCTCGACAGCACCAACACCAGCGACGGCGCGCCGGTGCAGTCCACGCCGTTCGTCCTCAACCCGGCGCTGCCGTCCATGTACTTCCTGTCCCTCCAGGGCATCAGCCTGGGGGACACACGCTTGCGCGTCGACCCGCTCGCGTTCGCCATCAACGACGACGGCACGGGCGGCTGCATGATCGACTCTGGCACGTCCATCACGTACCTGTACCAGGACGCGTACGAGGCCCTCCGCCGTGAGGTGCTGTCCGTCGTCCCGCTGCGGTCGGTGAACGACACGGCCATCGGCCTCGACACCTGCTTCCCGTGGCCGCCCCCGCCCAGCGTGACGGTGACCATGCCGGACCTCGTGCTCCACTTCAACCGCGCCAACATGACGGTGCCGCCGGAAAACTACATGCTGATCGACAGCGCCACGGGGTTCCTGTGCCTAGCCATGGTGCCGTCGGGCGACGGCACCATCATCGGCAACTACCAGCAGCAGAATCTGCACGTGCTCTACGACATCGCCAACAGCCTCTTGTCCTTCGTTCCGGCGCCTTGCAACATTGCCTAG